From one Trifolium pratense cultivar HEN17-A07 linkage group LG1, ARS_RC_1.1, whole genome shotgun sequence genomic stretch:
- the LOC123888689 gene encoding uncharacterized protein LOC123888689 → MGFWGITRISKNVEPQLTNLLAKDGGSLVQEHANDRRGMASIHLSNNYKKFDENTSRNYRKKGRKDGNAEERVEEFTFNILQHMKENKYSIPRKEKSVEKETEEQDGSSDSSSEERNVQECHQGVAHKKLISQVEEAVEVQLSDAQKKITSTQESVGADVNQKLFRGFATTAAVREGRLDILETLIKAGASQPACEEALLEASCHAQAGCEKLLMSSDLIRPQIAVQALVAACCRGFVDVVETLIKLHPCYCLLPRD, encoded by the exons ATGGGTTTTTGGGGCATAACGAGGATATCTAAAAACGTTGAGCCACAATTAACCAATCTCCTCGCTAAAGATGGAGGTTCATTAGTACAG GAGCATGCGAATGATCGTCGGGGTATGGCCAGCATTCATCTGTCTAATAATTACAAGAAGTTTGATGAGAATACTAGTAGAAACTATAGAAAGAAGGGCAGAAAGGATGGGAATGCTGAGGAAAGGGTAGAGGAATTTACATTTAATATACTTCAGCATATGAAGGAAAACAAGTATTCTATTCCTCGAAAAGAAAAATCTGTCGAGAAAGAGACAGAAGAGCAGGATGGATCATCAGATTCATCATCTGAGGAGAGGAACGTCCAAGAGTGTCATCAAG GAGTAGCACATAAGAAGCTTATATCACAAGTTGAAGAAGCTGTGGAGGTCCAACTCAGTGATGCTCAAAAGAAAATCACATCCACACAGGAG AGTGTTGGAGCTGATGTAAATCAAAAGCTCTTCAGAGGCTTTGCAACTACTGCAGCAGTGAGGGAGGGACGCCTTGATATTCTTGAGACCTTAATTAAGGCAGGGGCATCGCAGCCAGCTTGCGAAGAAGCTCTTCTGGAGGCAAGCTGCCATGCTCAAGCAGGATGTGAGAAATTGCTCATGAGCTCCGATTTGATCCGACCTCAAATTGCTGTACAAGCTCTTGTGGCCGCATGCTGTAGGGGGTTTGTAGACGTGGTTGAAACACTTATAAAG TTGCATCCGTGTTATTGTCTTCTTCCAAGAGACTAG
- the LOC123909612 gene encoding uncharacterized protein LOC123909612, with protein MLLQSLKPSFHTNVDCNALVAAVVHRQVHVVSLLLQNGTTTDFEVQLGAWSWDISTGEELRVGAGLGKPYGITWRAIEYFENSGAILSLLLQHVSSNGFHRGRTILHHAILWECRGC; from the exons ATGCTTTTACAGTCACTTAAACCTTCTTTCCACACAAATGTGGATTGTAATGCACTAGTTGCAGCTGTAGTTCATAGGCAGGTCCATGTTGTCAGTTTGCTCCTTCAG AATGGTACTACAACGGATTTTGAAGTACAGCTTGGAGCATGGTCATGGGACATTTCGACTGGTGAAGAACTTCGTGTGGGTGCCGGACTGGGAAAACCATATGGCATCACCTGGCGTGCAATTGAGTATTTTGAAAATAGTGGTGCTATATTAAGCTTGCTCCTGCAACATGTCTCCTCAAATGGTTTTCACCGTGGCAGAACCATTCTACACCATGCTATCCTCTGGGAATGTCGAGGCTGTTAG
- the LOC123909606 gene encoding probable inactive poly [ADP-ribose] polymerase SRO2, translating to MESTSTFPQLQHHHQDSDSESCVSGTTGEQQQDSNLFLVTLREGDVVHDLIKTRFLRGLGLISTKTEILAIHRNACSDVVSQARLQSFHVYAEAVSKIRGGNSNVKYAWYGSYGENDVRDILSNGFSHVHGHSLCLSPDDSPLHSVKSCVVGRDGVRHLILCRVILGRTEIVQSDTKQCYPSCEDYDSGVDNISAPNKYMIWSSRMNTHVWPAYVISFRVSSSKGVEMSEDEHVRPSSPWMPFPILISILSKVLPSLDIALICKFYKAKKEGKISRHELIQKVRQIAGDKLLISVIKSYRAKKKSASFQQTKSKNGI from the exons ATGGaatcaacttcaacattcccTCAACTTCAACATCACCATCAAGACTCCGATTCTGAAAGCTGTGTTTCCGGCACCACCGGAGAACAACAACAagattctaatttatttttggttacgCTTAGAGAAGGTGACGTTGTTCACGATCTCATCAAGACCAGATTCCTTCGTGGACTCGGCTTAATTTCCACCAAAACAGAGATTCTAGCAATTCACAGAAATGCATGTTCTGATGTTGTTTCACAAGCGAGGCTTCAATCCTTTCACGTTTATGCAGAAGCTGTTTCGAAAATTCGCGGTGGAAATTCAAATGTCAAGTATGCTTGGTATGGAAGTTATGGTGAGAATGACGTTAGAGATATTCTTTCAAATGGTTTCAGTCATGTCCATGGTCATAGCCTCTGCCTTTCTCCAGATGACTCTCCTCTTCATAG TGTCAAAAGCTGTGTTGTTGGAAGAGATGGTGTGAGGCATTTGATACTGTGCAGGGTTATTTTGGGAAGAACAGAGATTGTACAATCTGACACAAAACAATGTTATCCAAGTTGTGAGGATTATGATTCTGGTGTCGATAATATTTCAGCTCCAAACAAGTACATGATTTGGAGTAGTAGAATGAATACTCATGTTTGGCCTGCATATGTTATAAGTTTCAGGGTATCTTCTTCCAAAG ggGTTGAGATGAGTGAAGATGAACATGTGAGACCAAGTTCACCTTGGATGCCTTTTCCAATTTTGATTTCTATACTTTCCAAGGTTTTGCCATCACTTGATATTGCCCTCATTTGCAAGTTCTACAAGGCTAAAAAG GAAGGGAAGATTTCAAGACATGAATTGATACAAAAAGTGAGACAAATTGCTGGAGACAAGTTGCTGATTTCAGTCATTAAGTCTTATAGAGCCAAG AAAAAATCTGCAAGTTTTCAGCAAACAAAGTCAAAGAATGGAATCTAA
- the LOC123888699 gene encoding kunitz type trypsin inhibitor 104-like, giving the protein MTTTRSLAIFILANVCLFVMISTSIAQFIIDTNGESVEEGDEYFIRPAITSNGGSFSLVLNNGSCPWNVGLDNPDLPHGLTVVFIPFVSHHDEDDVRHNRDLRIQFIASTTCGQSTDWRLGERDATSGRRLIITGKDDGTIGSFGNFFRIMQSEAAGIYFIEWCPREVCPDCMLECGAVGIIHENGKNLLALDVDLVPVVFQKS; this is encoded by the coding sequence ATGACAACAACAAGATCCCTCGCGATATTCATCCTTGCTAATGTGTGCCTCTTTGTGATGATCTCAACATCAATAGCTCAGTTTATCATAGACACAAACGGAGAATCCGTTGAAGAAGGAGACGAATACTTCATCAGGCCTGCTATCACAAGCAATGGCGGAAGTTTCTCTTTGGTCTTAAACAATGGATCATGTCCTTGGAATGTTGGCCTTGACAACCCTGACTTACCACATGGTTTGACTGTTGTGTTCATACCTTTTGTTTCCCATCACGATGAAGACGATGTGAGGCATAACAGAGACTTGAGAATCCAATTCATAGCTTCCACAACTTGTGGACAGTCAACAGACTGGAGATTGGGTGAGAGGGATGCTACGAGCGGAAGGAGGCTCATTATCACTGGTAAAGATGACGGTACAATTGGATCATTTGGTAACTTCTTTAGGATTATGCAGAGTGAAGCTGCTGGTATCTATTTCATCGAATGGTGTCCTAGAGAGGTATGCCCCGATTGTATGCTTGAATGTGGGGCTGTTGGAATTATTCATGAGAATGGCAAGAATCTATTGGCCCTTGATGTTGATCTCGTCCCTGTTGTGTTCCAGAAAAGCTAA
- the LOC123909593 gene encoding elongation factor 1-alpha-like, with product MGKEKVHINIVVIGHVDSGKSTTTGHLIYKLGGIDKRVIERFEKEAAEMNKRSFKYAWVLDKLKAERERGITIDIALWKFETTKYYCTVIDAPGHRDFIKNMITGTSQADCAVLIIDSTTGGFEAGISKDGQTREHALLAFTLGVKQMICCCNKMDATTPKYSKGRYDEIVKEVSSYLKKVGYNPEKIPFVPISGFEGDNMIERSTNLDWYKGPTLLEALDQINEPKRPSDKPLRLPLQDVYKIGGIGTVPVGRVETGFLKPGMVVTFAPTGLTTEVKSVEMHHEALQEALPGDNVGFNVKNVAVKDLKRGYVASNSKDNPAKEAANFTSQVIIMNHPGQIGNGYAPVLDCHTSHIAVKFAELVTKIDRRSGKEIEKEPKFLKNGDAGIIKMVPTKPMVAETFSEYPPLGRFAVRDMRQTVAVGVIKAVEKKEPSGGPKPKKK from the exons ATGGGTAAGGAAAAGGTTCATATTAACATTGTTGTCATTGGCCATGTCGACTCTGGGAAGTCGACTACCACCGGTCACTTGATCTACAAGCTTGGCGGTATTGACAAGCGTGTgattgagaggtttgagaaAGAAGCTGCTGAGATGAACAAGCGTTCATTCAAGTATGCTTGGGTTCTTGACAAGCTTAAGGCTGAGCGTGAAAGAGGTATCACAATTGACATTGCTCTCTGGAAGTTTGAGACAACTAAGTACTACTGCACTGTCATTGATGCCCCCGGACATAGGGATTTCATTAAGAACATGATTACTGGAACATCCCAAGCTGATTGTGCTGTTCTCATCATTGATTCCACTACTGGTGGTTTTGAAGCTGGTATTTCTAAAGACGGACAGACCCGTGAACATGCTCTCCTTGCTTTCACTCTTGGTGTCAAGCAAATGATCTGCTGCTGCAACAAG ATGGATGCCACTACACCCAAGTACTCTAAGGGTAGGTATGATGAAATTGTGAAGGAAGTTTCATCCTATTTGAAGAAGGTTGGCTATAACCCAGAAAAAATTCCATTTGTTCCCATCTCTGGATTCGAGGGAGATAACATGATTGAGCGCTCTACTAATCTTGATTGGTACAAGGGTCCAACCCTTCTTGAGGCCCTTGACCAAATCAACGAGCCTAAGAGGCCATCAGACAAGCCCCTCCGATTACCGCTTCAGGATGTCTACAAGATTGGAGGAATTGGAACTGTGCCTGTGGGACGTGTTGAGACTGGTTTCTTGAAACCTGGAATGGTGGTGACTTTTGCACCAACTGGACTGACTACGGAAGTCAAGTCCGTGGAGATGCACCATGAAGCTCTCCAAGAGGCCCTTCCCGGTGACAATGTGGGATTCAACGTTAAGAATGTTGCTGTTAAGGATCTCAAGCGTGGTTATGTTGCCTCAAACTCCAAGGATAACCCAGCTAAGGAGGCTGCTAACTTCACCTCTCAAGTGATCATCATGAATCACCCTGGCCAGATTGGAAATGGTTATGCCCCTGTTCTTGACTGCCACACCTCCCACATTGCTGTCAAGTTTGCTGAGCTTGTTACCAAGATCGATAGGCGTTCTGGTAAGGAAATTGAGAAGGAGCCCAAATTCTTGAAGAATGGTGATGCTGGTATCATTAAGATGGTTCCCACCAAGCCCATGGTTGCTGAGACTTTCTCTGAATATCCTCCACTCGGCCGTTTTGCTGTCAGAGACATGCGTCAAACTGTGGCTGTTGGAGTCATCAAGGCTGTGGAGAAGAAGGAACCCAGTGGAGGACCTAAGCCCAAGAAGAAGTGA
- the LOC123888707 gene encoding kunitz type trypsin inhibitor 111-like: MTNTRSLTIFILANVCLVVMISTSIAQFIIDTNGESVEEGDEYYIRPAITGNGGSFSLVLKNGSCPLNVGLDNPDLPHGLTVVFIPFVSHHDEDDVRVNSDLRIQFIASTTCGQSTDWRLGERDATSGRRLIITGRDDGTVRSFGNFFRIVRTEAVGIYFIEWCPREVCPTCMLECGAVGIIRENGKTLLALDGGVIPVVFQKS, encoded by the coding sequence ATGACAAACACAAGATCCCTCACGATATTCATCCTTGCGAATGTGTGCCTCGTTGTGATGATCTCAACATCAATAGCTCAGTTTATCATAGACACAAACGGAGAATCTGTTGAAGAAGGAGATGAATACTACATCAGGCCTGCTATCACAGGCAATGGAGGAAGTTTCTCTTTGGTCTTAAAAAATGGATCATGTCCTTTGAATGTTGGCCTTGACAACCCTGACTTACCACATGGTTTGACTGTTGTGTTCATACCTTTTGTTTCCCATCACGATGAAGACGATGTGAGGGTTAACAGTGACTTGAGAATCCAATTCATAGCTTCCACAACTTGTGGACAATCAACAGACTGGAGATTGGGTGAGAGGGACGCTACGAGTGGAAGGAGGCTCATTATCACTGGAAGAGATGATGGTACAGTTCGATCATTTGGTAACTTCTTTAGGATCGTGCGGACTGAAGCTGTAGGTATCTATTTCATCGAATGGTGTCCTAGAGAGGTATGCCCCACTTGTATGCTTGAATGTGGGGCTGTTGGTATCATTCGTGAGAATGGAAAGACTCTGTTGGCCCTTGATGGCGGTGTCATCCCTGTTGTGTTCCAGAAAAGCTAA